One region of Manduca sexta isolate Smith_Timp_Sample1 chromosome 25, JHU_Msex_v1.0, whole genome shotgun sequence genomic DNA includes:
- the LOC115445443 gene encoding keratin-associated protein 9-1, whose translation MECCYDDCGEFSVTPVLMAPCYTSKCCDEPPICYPCLPRCHKPAIAYCEKKKSRRHDDDDDCCDGCDRKRGPSPPRHKRAPTSQSATNCCHPPNCCPTCCQPTCKPVRTKYVIPCYRYEDGRIERYVPTRYGRLPMSAYRRNGMQDQIHGYRGAVRYLCAGEGSQGPCVYTAVEPLRRLYPKVTQEVNPVKKKKDKK comes from the exons atggaatgtTGTTATGACGACTGTGGAGAGTTCTCGGTGACGCCGGTGTTGATGGCACCTTGCTACACGTCGAAATGCTGTGATGAACCACCTATATGCTACCCCTGTCTGCCGCGGTGCCACAAACCAGCCATAGCGTACTGCGAGAAGAAAAAGTCCCGACGCCATGACGATGATGACGACTGTTGCGATGGCTGCGATAGAAAGCGAGGACCTTCACCTCCACGTCACAAACGAGCTCCAACAAGCCAGTCGGCTACCAACTGTTGTCATCCGCCCAATTGCTGCCCAACTTGCTGTCAACCCACATGCAAGCCCGTCAGAACAAAATACGTCATTCCGTGCTATAGATATGAGGACGGACGTATC GAACGGTATGTTCCGACACGGTACGGTAGGCTCCCAATGTCCGCGTACCGACGAAATGGAATGCAAGACCAAATTCACGGGTATAGGGGCGCTGTCCGCTATTTGTGTGCGGGCGAGGGATCACAGGGACCTTGTGTTTACACTGCCGTCGAACCCTTACGGAGACTATATCCTAAAGTCACTCAAGAAGTCAACCCtgtaaaaaagaagaaagataAAAAGTGa